From one Nocardioides scoriae genomic stretch:
- a CDS encoding sigma-70 family RNA polymerase sigma factor has translation MALTRRTSRTPSLSREEGVREAYAAHGGELYRFALRGLGDAGLAQDAVQETFLRAWRARERYDPQVAALRTWLFGIARNVVIDLHRARGARPWLRSLADPATLAQAPATSPDAWEGLVHRWLVEEGLRRLGEDHRRALEETYLADRPYDEVAAELGIPVSTLRSRVFYGLKALRVVMEEMEVSL, from the coding sequence ATGGCGCTGACCCGCCGCACCTCGCGCACCCCCTCCCTGTCCCGGGAGGAGGGGGTGCGCGAGGCGTACGCCGCGCACGGCGGCGAGCTCTACCGCTTCGCCCTGCGCGGGCTCGGCGACGCGGGCCTGGCGCAGGACGCCGTGCAGGAGACCTTCCTGCGGGCGTGGCGGGCCCGCGAGCGCTACGACCCCCAGGTCGCCGCGCTGCGGACCTGGCTGTTCGGGATCGCCCGCAACGTGGTCATCGACCTCCACCGTGCCCGCGGCGCACGGCCCTGGCTGCGCTCGCTCGCCGACCCCGCCACGCTGGCGCAGGCGCCGGCCACCTCCCCCGACGCGTGGGAGGGTCTGGTGCACCGGTGGCTGGTCGAGGAGGGCCTGCGCCGGCTGGGCGAGGACCACCGACGGGCGCTGGAGGAGACCTACCTGGCCGACCGGCCCTACGACGAGGTGGCCGCCGAGCTCGGGATCCCCGTCAGCACGCTGCGGAGCCGGGTGTTCTACGGCCTCAAGGCACTGCGGGTCGTGATGGAGGAGATGGAGGTGTCGCTGTGA
- a CDS encoding anti-sigma factor family protein → MTEREHEQLRVDLGAYVLGQLPAAETERLEEHLDDCASCTAELAELTPVAGALAALRGSPDRTAPDEPPADLGDRVAGAVGHAARDERRRGWARAAGVATVAAAVAVVAALGVQRLVAEDAPAVPTEAVGVVDRAPGVDATAALVAHTWGVEVKLHASGFAPGDRYRVAVLGTDGERYPAGEFVGTGAREMDCNLNSSVLRDRAAGFEVRDDTGRVVVTSTF, encoded by the coding sequence GTGACCGAGCGCGAGCACGAGCAGCTCCGGGTGGACCTCGGGGCCTACGTCCTGGGGCAGCTGCCCGCCGCCGAGACCGAGCGCCTGGAGGAGCACCTCGACGACTGCGCCTCCTGCACCGCCGAGCTCGCCGAGCTGACCCCGGTCGCCGGTGCGCTCGCAGCGCTGCGCGGCTCCCCCGACCGCACGGCACCGGACGAGCCGCCCGCCGACCTCGGCGACCGCGTCGCCGGCGCGGTGGGCCACGCCGCCCGCGACGAGCGCCGCCGCGGCTGGGCCCGCGCCGCAGGCGTCGCGACCGTGGCGGCCGCGGTGGCCGTGGTAGCCGCCCTCGGCGTGCAGCGGCTCGTGGCCGAGGACGCCCCGGCCGTGCCGACCGAGGCCGTGGGCGTCGTGGACCGCGCGCCCGGCGTGGACGCCACCGCCGCCCTGGTCGCCCACACCTGGGGCGTCGAGGTGAAGCTGCACGCGTCCGGCTTCGCCCCCGGCGATCGCTACCGGGTCGCCGTCCTCGGCACCGACGGCGAGCGGTACCCCGCCGGCGAGTTCGTCGGCACCGGCGCCCGCGAGATGGACTGCAACCTCAACAGCTCGGTCCTGCGCGACCGCGCCGCCGGCTTCGAGGTCCGCGACGACACCGGCCGGGTCGTGGTGACCTCGACGTTCTGA
- a CDS encoding histone deacetylase — translation MSEPADAATLVWYVSYGSNMSSARLAAYLAGGAPAGGRRANPGARDPSPPRRSEPVDLPGALYFAGESPQWGGGVAFYDHDATDRGPTRARAYLLTAAQLADVAAQEMYRVPGAGHPVEAVLLAGVDGRHQVGPGRYETLLDVGRLDGHPLLVLTSPHGLGAVEHTRPSPAYVEVLATGLRESRGWGAAEVAAYVARVVGD, via the coding sequence ATGTCCGAGCCAGCCGATGCCGCGACCCTGGTCTGGTACGTCAGCTACGGCTCCAACATGAGCAGCGCCCGGCTCGCCGCCTACCTCGCCGGCGGCGCGCCCGCGGGCGGGCGTCGCGCCAACCCCGGGGCGCGCGACCCGAGCCCGCCGCGGCGCAGCGAGCCGGTCGACCTGCCCGGGGCGCTCTACTTCGCCGGGGAGTCGCCGCAGTGGGGCGGCGGGGTGGCGTTCTACGACCACGACGCGACCGACCGCGGGCCGACCCGTGCCCGCGCGTACCTCCTGACGGCGGCGCAGCTCGCCGACGTGGCGGCCCAGGAGATGTACCGCGTGCCCGGCGCCGGCCACCCCGTCGAGGCGGTGCTGCTCGCCGGCGTCGACGGACGCCACCAGGTCGGGCCCGGCCGCTACGAGACGCTCCTCGACGTCGGCCGCCTCGACGGCCACCCGCTGCTGGTCCTCACCTCGCCCCACGGCCTCGGTGCCGTCGAGCACACCCGGCCGTCCCCGGCGTACGTCGAGGTGCTCGCCACCGGTCTCCGCGAGTCGCGCGGCTGGGGCGCGGCCGAGGTCGCGGCGTACGTCGCGCGGGTGGTGGGGGACTGA
- a CDS encoding YdeI/OmpD-associated family protein: MGQADAERLHVEDVAAWGAWLAEHHADPGGVWVVWWKRATGRPAPSYEELVREALCWGWIDSTSKGLDAERTMMWFTRRAPGSGWSRPNKLRLEELYAADRMRPPGEAVVDAARADGSWTLLDDVEALVVPEDLAAALADRGARERWDALGRSARRAALVWLVEARRPATRERRVAEVAERTAAGLRPRD; encoded by the coding sequence ATGGGCCAGGCGGACGCGGAGCGGCTCCACGTCGAGGACGTGGCGGCGTGGGGCGCGTGGCTGGCCGAGCACCACGCCGACCCGGGTGGCGTGTGGGTGGTGTGGTGGAAGCGCGCCACCGGGCGGCCGGCCCCGTCGTACGAGGAGCTGGTGCGCGAGGCGCTGTGCTGGGGCTGGATCGACAGCACCTCGAAGGGCCTCGACGCCGAGCGCACGATGATGTGGTTCACCCGACGCGCGCCGGGCAGTGGGTGGTCGCGGCCCAACAAGCTGCGCCTGGAGGAGCTGTACGCCGCCGACCGGATGCGGCCCCCCGGCGAGGCCGTCGTCGACGCCGCCCGGGCCGACGGGTCCTGGACCCTCCTGGACGACGTCGAGGCCCTGGTCGTGCCCGAGGACCTCGCCGCCGCCCTGGCCGACCGGGGCGCCCGCGAGCGGTGGGACGCGCTGGGCCGCTCGGCCCGCCGCGCGGCGCTGGTGTGGCTGGTCGAGGCCAGGCGGCCCGCCACCCGCGAGCGCCGCGTGGCCGAGGTGGCCGAGCGCACCGCCGCCGGCCTGCGGCCCCGGGACTGA
- a CDS encoding MFS transporter — protein sequence MSSTTHGATSPETETSGPGIVKVVFASLIGTAVEWYDFFLYGSAAALVFGVLFFPEGDAVTGTLLAFGTYALGFLARPLGGVVFGHFGDRVGRKKMLVTSLLMMGIATFAIGLLPTYATIGIAAPILLLVCRLVQGFAVGGEWGGAVLMAAEHGSDERRGFWSSWPQAGVALGNLIATGVLFVLAAFQSEAAFEAWGWRIPFLLSAVLVVIGLWVRLSIEESPVFKEAHAEIVEKKQEDNHIPILEVFKNYPREVFSAMGMRLAENTSYYIFTIIVITFVTTYDGQERGPILQALLVGSVVHFVWIPIVGAISDKVGRKPLYLAGAVGVAVWTLFFFFPLVESGTQGNLILAVVVGLMLHALMYSPQAAFFSELFGTSVRYTGASVGYQLASIGAGAIAPIIALELLGSVEESNTFAVGIYVSVTSVLTIIAVLAAKETRNTSLRHDRVVRGAHD from the coding sequence ATGTCATCGACCACCCACGGGGCCACGAGCCCCGAGACCGAGACGTCCGGACCGGGCATCGTCAAGGTCGTCTTCGCCAGCCTGATCGGCACCGCCGTCGAGTGGTACGACTTCTTCCTCTACGGCTCCGCCGCCGCGCTGGTCTTCGGCGTGCTGTTCTTCCCCGAGGGCGACGCCGTCACCGGCACCCTGCTGGCCTTCGGCACCTACGCGCTGGGCTTCCTGGCCCGCCCGCTCGGCGGCGTCGTCTTCGGGCACTTCGGTGACCGGGTCGGCCGCAAGAAGATGCTGGTCACCTCGCTGCTCATGATGGGCATCGCGACCTTCGCGATCGGCCTGCTGCCGACGTACGCCACCATCGGCATCGCCGCGCCGATCCTGCTGCTCGTGTGCCGCCTGGTGCAGGGCTTCGCGGTCGGCGGCGAGTGGGGCGGCGCGGTCCTCATGGCCGCCGAGCACGGCTCCGACGAGCGTCGCGGCTTCTGGTCGTCGTGGCCGCAGGCCGGCGTGGCGCTGGGCAACCTGATCGCCACCGGCGTGCTGTTCGTGCTGGCCGCCTTCCAGAGCGAGGCCGCGTTCGAGGCCTGGGGCTGGCGGATCCCGTTCCTGCTGTCGGCGGTGCTGGTCGTCATCGGCCTGTGGGTCCGGCTCTCGATCGAGGAGTCCCCGGTCTTCAAGGAGGCCCACGCCGAGATCGTGGAGAAGAAGCAGGAGGACAACCACATCCCGATCCTCGAGGTGTTCAAGAACTACCCCCGCGAGGTCTTCTCCGCGATGGGCATGCGGCTGGCCGAGAACACCAGCTACTACATCTTCACGATCATCGTCATCACCTTCGTCACGACGTACGACGGCCAGGAGCGCGGCCCGATCCTGCAGGCGCTGCTCGTCGGCTCGGTCGTGCACTTCGTCTGGATCCCGATCGTGGGCGCCATCTCCGACAAGGTCGGCCGCAAGCCGCTCTACCTCGCCGGCGCCGTCGGGGTGGCCGTGTGGACGCTGTTCTTCTTCTTCCCCCTCGTCGAGAGCGGCACCCAGGGCAACCTGATCCTCGCCGTCGTGGTCGGCCTCATGCTCCACGCGCTGATGTACTCCCCGCAGGCCGCCTTCTTCTCCGAGCTGTTCGGCACCTCGGTGCGCTACACCGGTGCGTCGGTCGGCTACCAGCTCGCCTCCATCGGCGCCGGCGCGATCGCGCCGATCATCGCCCTCGAGCTGCTCGGCTCGGTCGAGGAGTCCAACACCTTCGCGGTCGGCATCTACGTCTCCGTCACCTCGGTGCTGACGATCATCGCCGTGCTCGCCGCCAAGGAGACCCGCAACACCTCGCTGCGCCACGACCGCGTGGTGCGGGGCGCGCACGACTGA
- a CDS encoding 3-hydroxybutyrate dehydrogenase yields MTSTSPAADPSATAGPLAGRTALVTGAASGIGRAVATRLAEQGASLLLLDVNEAGAREAAEQVGGEALTADLSDRTAIEALGLGERGIDVLVNNAGIQHVAPIEDFDPERFELIHRIMLQAPFHLTRAVLPGMYAAGWGRIVHLSSVHGHRASAYKSAYVSAKHGLEGLSKVIALEGAAKGVTSNTVCPGYVRTPLVEGQVADQARSHGIAEDEVLEQVLLARTPVKRLVEPEEVAHLVGFLCGPGTDSINGQSYLMDGGWTAQ; encoded by the coding sequence ATGACCTCGACCAGCCCCGCGGCGGACCCGTCCGCCACCGCCGGACCCCTCGCCGGCCGCACCGCCCTCGTCACCGGCGCCGCCAGCGGCATCGGCCGCGCGGTCGCCACCCGGCTCGCCGAGCAGGGCGCGTCGCTGCTGCTGCTCGACGTCAACGAGGCCGGGGCCCGCGAGGCCGCCGAGCAGGTCGGGGGCGAGGCACTGACCGCCGACCTCTCGGACCGCACCGCCATCGAGGCCCTCGGCCTCGGCGAGCGCGGCATCGACGTCCTGGTCAACAATGCGGGCATCCAGCACGTCGCCCCGATCGAGGACTTCGACCCCGAGCGCTTCGAGCTGATCCACCGGATCATGCTCCAGGCGCCGTTCCACCTGACCCGCGCGGTCCTGCCCGGCATGTACGCCGCCGGCTGGGGCCGGATCGTCCACCTGTCCTCGGTGCACGGCCACCGCGCCTCGGCGTACAAGTCGGCCTACGTCAGCGCCAAGCACGGGCTCGAGGGCCTGTCCAAGGTGATCGCCCTCGAGGGTGCGGCCAAGGGGGTCACCAGCAACACGGTCTGCCCGGGCTACGTCCGCACCCCGCTCGTGGAGGGCCAGGTCGCCGACCAGGCCCGCAGCCACGGCATCGCCGAGGACGAGGTCCTCGAGCAGGTGCTGCTCGCCCGCACGCCGGTCAAGCGGCTCGTCGAGCCCGAGGAGGTCGCGCACCTCGTCGGCTTCCTGTGCGGCCCGGGCACCGACTCGATCAACGGCCAGTCCTACCTCATGGACGGCGGCTGGACCGCGCAGTAG
- a CDS encoding helix-turn-helix domain-containing protein, with the protein MDVGAEVLELLLAGGSREELDAVLARAHPAAGTDGGPGAAGPSATDLAWLRELAHRLQAQAERQRSREAELSALYETARDLTAIRDLDAILAAIVRRARQLLGADMTYLSLNDAPDGASYMKVTDGALTPEFRRLRLPLGTGLLGLVAQSGAPYFTEDYQADERFLHREYIDTAVEGEQIRAILGVPLMVEGVVIGALLAVHRRVRPFPANEVTLLTSFAAHAAVALENARLFERARAAVADADAATEALVARNQASERAAHAHDLLTDTLLHQGGVGEVAEVLAEVLGGAVEVYDDAGRVLAGPGSARPVDVDDAVGEALASGRCVRTEDGSWIAVAAAGEEHLGTLVLRTDGPMGLPERRTLERAALVTAMVLLFGRSEAEAESRVRGELLVDLLGTRRLDPVRVRERARQQGADLDGALALAVARHASERAGQRVVAGLARERRGLGAVHEGQLVLLAAGDPRELGRELQDRLDGATVGVARVEDAVGGVASAWHEARRTLTVLFRLGRTGEVADAATLGLARLLLGDNGPEQVDEFIEQALGPLLRYDAERETRLVETVSVWFAASGSLRDAAEQLHVHPNTVTQRLDRVGRLLGDGWREGSRRLEVQLALQTHQLRDLM; encoded by the coding sequence GTGGACGTGGGAGCGGAGGTGCTGGAGCTGCTGCTGGCCGGTGGGTCGCGCGAGGAGCTCGACGCCGTGCTCGCCCGCGCCCACCCCGCAGCCGGGACCGACGGCGGCCCCGGGGCGGCCGGCCCCAGCGCCACCGACCTGGCCTGGCTGCGCGAGCTGGCCCACCGGCTCCAGGCCCAGGCCGAGCGGCAGCGCTCCCGGGAGGCCGAGCTGTCGGCCCTCTACGAGACCGCGCGCGACCTGACCGCGATCCGCGACCTCGACGCCATCCTGGCCGCGATCGTGCGCCGCGCCCGGCAGCTGCTCGGCGCCGACATGACCTACCTGTCGCTCAACGACGCGCCCGACGGCGCGTCGTACATGAAGGTGACCGACGGGGCGCTGACCCCGGAGTTCCGCCGGCTGCGGCTGCCGCTCGGCACCGGCCTGCTGGGGCTGGTGGCGCAGTCGGGAGCGCCGTACTTCACCGAGGACTACCAGGCCGACGAGCGGTTCCTGCACCGCGAGTACATCGACACCGCGGTGGAGGGCGAGCAGATCCGCGCCATCCTCGGCGTCCCCCTGATGGTCGAGGGCGTGGTGATCGGCGCCCTGCTCGCGGTGCACCGGCGGGTGCGGCCGTTCCCGGCCAACGAGGTCACGCTGCTGACGTCGTTCGCCGCCCACGCGGCCGTGGCGCTGGAGAACGCCCGGCTCTTCGAGCGCGCCCGCGCCGCGGTCGCCGACGCCGACGCCGCGACCGAGGCGCTGGTCGCCCGCAACCAGGCCTCCGAGCGGGCCGCGCACGCCCACGACCTGCTCACCGACACGCTGCTGCACCAGGGCGGGGTCGGCGAGGTGGCCGAGGTGCTGGCGGAGGTGCTCGGCGGCGCCGTGGAGGTGTACGACGACGCGGGCCGCGTCCTCGCCGGTCCCGGGTCCGCACGTCCGGTCGACGTGGACGACGCCGTCGGCGAGGCCCTCGCCTCGGGTCGCTGCGTGCGCACCGAGGACGGCTCGTGGATCGCCGTGGCCGCCGCGGGCGAGGAGCACCTCGGCACCCTCGTGCTGCGCACCGACGGCCCCATGGGCCTGCCCGAGCGCCGCACCCTGGAGCGGGCGGCGCTGGTGACGGCGATGGTGCTGCTCTTCGGGCGCAGCGAGGCCGAGGCCGAGAGCCGGGTGCGCGGCGAGCTGCTCGTCGACCTGCTCGGCACCCGTCGCCTCGACCCGGTGCGGGTGCGCGAGCGGGCCCGCCAGCAGGGTGCCGACCTCGACGGCGCGCTGGCGCTCGCGGTCGCCCGGCACGCCTCGGAGCGGGCCGGCCAGCGGGTGGTCGCCGGCCTGGCCAGGGAGCGGCGCGGGCTCGGTGCGGTCCACGAGGGCCAGCTGGTGCTGCTGGCGGCGGGGGACCCCCGCGAGCTCGGCCGCGAGCTCCAGGACCGGCTCGACGGCGCGACCGTGGGCGTCGCCCGGGTCGAGGACGCCGTGGGCGGGGTGGCCTCGGCGTGGCACGAGGCCAGGCGCACGCTGACCGTGCTGTTCCGGCTGGGCCGCACCGGCGAGGTCGCCGACGCGGCGACCCTGGGCCTGGCCCGGCTGCTGCTGGGCGACAACGGCCCCGAGCAGGTCGACGAGTTCATCGAGCAGGCGCTGGGCCCGCTGCTGCGCTACGACGCCGAGCGCGAGACCCGGCTGGTCGAGACGGTGTCGGTCTGGTTCGCGGCCAGCGGCAGCCTGCGCGACGCGGCCGAGCAGCTCCACGTGCACCCCAACACGGTCACGCAGCGGCTCGACCGGGTGGGCCGGCTTCTCGGCGACGGGTGGCGCGAGGGCAGCCGCCGGCTCGAGGTGCAGCTCGCGCTCCAGACCCACCAGCTGCGCGACCTGATGTGA
- a CDS encoding helicase-associated domain-containing protein produces MSSSAPRSLADQLRGWPDERLARLLEARPDLATPAPHDSSQLAARVVVRTSVLRALDGLDFLELTVLQALVQDVDPTSLPASGEAADRALDRLLSLALAWGDPPRPVLAVSELLRLPDGPPVEEVPSLLEGLEPRARAILDHLAQTGADGRWGGGPGPTAALVSSGLLVRLDERHVTLPWTVRLCLWSHTLGPLDEAPVLATAERGTALVDRAAAGAAFEAVRRTELLLDRWGTHPPPALKAGGLGVRDLRATSTLLHVENDVTALVVETASAAGLLAQGMTDDLDGAWLPTDGYDVWNAGTPASRWRALARAWVDNPRLVSSIGGRVADKPVNALSPDLTRSWLRELRHDVLAELAALPAGHTLAAGTGVASLVERLRWRRPRRPASRLAQVPSVLSEAALLGVTGLDGLSGVGRRLLADPEDPRVVGELEELLPRPVDHVLIQADLTAVAPGPLEQEVARRLAMLADVESRGGATVYRFAATSVRRAFDAGWSSAEVHDFVTQTSRTPVPQSLTYLIDDVSRRFGTVRAGHAESFLRSDDETALTELVHAAGAESLRLRRIAPTVVVSDLPLATLLPRLRELGQSPVVESVDGTVQVARPDVFRARVPRRRSPVSVRTAVRTSAVVTAIRSGDRSTRPRAERGASATTPSEVIALLRDAAESGSELVIGYVGNDGTVAERVVTPSRVEGGQLTAYDERSDADRTFAVHRITAVSRQPSG; encoded by the coding sequence ATGTCCTCCTCCGCCCCCCGCTCCCTCGCCGACCAGCTGCGCGGCTGGCCCGACGAGCGGCTGGCGCGGCTGCTGGAGGCCCGCCCCGACCTCGCCACCCCGGCGCCCCACGACTCCTCCCAGCTGGCCGCCCGCGTCGTGGTCCGCACCTCGGTGCTGCGGGCCCTCGACGGTCTCGACTTCCTGGAGCTGACCGTGCTCCAGGCGCTGGTCCAGGACGTCGACCCCACCTCCCTGCCGGCGTCCGGCGAGGCGGCCGACCGGGCGCTCGACCGGCTGCTGTCGCTGGCGCTGGCGTGGGGTGACCCGCCGCGCCCCGTGCTGGCGGTGAGCGAGCTGCTGCGCCTGCCCGACGGCCCCCCGGTCGAGGAGGTCCCCTCCCTGCTCGAGGGCCTGGAGCCGCGCGCCCGGGCGATCCTCGACCACCTCGCCCAGACCGGCGCCGACGGCCGCTGGGGCGGCGGCCCCGGGCCCACCGCGGCGCTGGTGTCCTCGGGCCTGCTGGTGCGCCTCGACGAGCGCCACGTCACGCTGCCCTGGACGGTGCGGCTCTGCCTCTGGTCGCATACCCTGGGCCCGCTCGACGAGGCCCCGGTGCTGGCCACCGCCGAGCGCGGCACCGCCCTGGTCGACCGGGCCGCCGCGGGCGCGGCGTTCGAGGCGGTGCGCCGCACCGAGCTGCTGCTCGACCGCTGGGGCACCCACCCGCCGCCGGCGCTCAAGGCCGGCGGTCTCGGCGTGCGCGACCTGCGGGCCACCTCCACGCTGCTCCACGTCGAGAACGACGTGACCGCGCTGGTCGTCGAGACCGCGTCGGCCGCCGGGCTGCTGGCGCAGGGCATGACCGACGACCTCGACGGGGCCTGGCTGCCGACCGACGGCTACGACGTGTGGAACGCCGGCACGCCCGCCTCGCGCTGGCGGGCCCTGGCCCGCGCCTGGGTCGACAACCCGCGCCTGGTCTCCTCGATCGGCGGGCGCGTGGCCGACAAGCCGGTCAACGCCCTGTCCCCCGACCTCACCCGCAGCTGGCTGCGCGAGCTGCGCCACGACGTGCTCGCCGAGCTGGCCGCGCTGCCCGCCGGTCACACCCTGGCCGCCGGCACCGGCGTCGCCTCCCTGGTCGAGCGGCTGCGGTGGCGGCGGCCCCGGCGTCCTGCGTCCCGCCTGGCCCAGGTGCCCTCCGTGCTCTCCGAGGCCGCGCTGCTCGGCGTCACCGGGCTCGACGGCCTCAGCGGCGTCGGGCGGCGGCTGCTCGCCGACCCCGAGGACCCGCGCGTCGTCGGCGAGCTGGAGGAGCTGCTCCCCCGCCCGGTCGACCACGTCCTGATCCAGGCCGACCTGACCGCCGTCGCGCCCGGCCCGCTCGAGCAGGAGGTCGCGCGCCGGCTGGCGATGCTGGCCGACGTCGAGAGCCGCGGCGGCGCCACCGTCTACCGCTTCGCCGCGACCTCGGTGCGCCGGGCCTTCGACGCCGGCTGGTCCTCGGCCGAGGTGCACGACTTCGTCACCCAGACCTCGCGCACGCCCGTCCCGCAGTCGCTGACCTACCTCATCGACGACGTCTCGCGCCGCTTCGGCACGGTCCGCGCCGGGCACGCCGAGTCGTTCCTGCGCAGCGACGACGAGACCGCGCTGACCGAGCTGGTCCACGCCGCCGGCGCCGAGTCGCTGCGGCTGCGCCGGATCGCCCCCACCGTCGTGGTCTCCGACCTCCCGCTCGCGACGCTGCTGCCCCGGCTGCGCGAGCTCGGCCAGTCGCCCGTGGTCGAGTCGGTCGACGGCACCGTGCAGGTGGCCCGCCCCGACGTCTTCCGCGCCCGGGTGCCCCGCCGCCGCTCCCCCGTCTCGGTGCGGACCGCCGTGCGCACCAGCGCCGTGGTCACGGCCATCCGCTCGGGCGACCGCTCCACCCGCCCGCGCGCCGAGCGCGGCGCCAGCGCGACCACCCCCTCCGAGGTGATCGCCCTGCTGCGCGACGCGGCGGAGTCCGGCAGCGAGCTGGTCATCGGCTACGTCGGCAACGACGGCACCGTGGCCGAGCGCGTGGTCACGCCCTCGCGCGTCGAGGGCGGCCAGCTCACGGCGTACGACGAGCGCAGCGACGCCGACCGCACCTTCGCGGTCCACCGGATCACCGCGGTGAGCCGGCAGCCGAGCGGCTGA
- a CDS encoding TIGR03086 family metal-binding protein, producing MTDLTPTTDRTAAVVAALRDDDLDRPTPAGSVRQVVQHVLGLAVAFRDAAAKLDGPTTSTPPGPVDDPLPEGWRELASARLVELAEAWRAPDAWTGMTRAGGVDLPGEVAGLVALDEVLLHGWDLAVASGQDYAPSRVECDAVLPIVSPSPETPDGSDRGGLFGPVVAVPDGAGPFDRVLGLAGRDPHWVRTLAR from the coding sequence ATGACCGACCTGACCCCCACCACCGACCGCACCGCCGCTGTGGTCGCCGCCCTCCGCGACGACGACCTCGACCGGCCGACGCCCGCCGGGAGCGTCCGCCAGGTGGTCCAGCACGTGCTGGGCCTGGCCGTGGCCTTCCGCGACGCGGCCGCCAAGCTCGACGGTCCCACCACCAGCACCCCGCCCGGGCCGGTCGACGACCCGCTGCCCGAGGGCTGGCGCGAGCTCGCCTCCGCGCGGCTGGTCGAGCTGGCCGAGGCGTGGCGCGCCCCCGACGCATGGACCGGGATGACCAGGGCCGGGGGCGTCGACCTGCCGGGCGAGGTGGCCGGGCTGGTCGCCCTCGACGAGGTGCTGCTGCACGGGTGGGACCTCGCGGTCGCGTCCGGCCAGGACTACGCGCCCAGCCGGGTGGAGTGCGACGCCGTGCTCCCGATCGTCTCGCCCTCCCCCGAGACGCCCGACGGCTCCGACCGGGGCGGGCTGTTCGGGCCGGTCGTCGCGGTGCCGGACGGGGCCGGGCCCTTCGACCGGGTGCTCGGTCTGGCGGGGAGGGACCCCCACTGGGTCCGTACCCTTGCCCGGTGA
- a CDS encoding DNA repair helicase XPB, translating to MNDGPLIVQSDKTLLLEIDHEQASACRKAIAPFAELERSPEHIHTYRLTPLGLWNARAAGHDAEQVVNTLLTFSRYAVPHALLIDIAETMDRYGRLRLDKHPVHGLVLSSTDHAVFEEVVRSKKVAGMLGERIETDTAVVHPSQRGNLKQALLKLGWPAEDFAGYVDGEAHAISLDETEWSLRPYQREAAESFWHGGSGVVVLPCGAGKTLVGAAAMAHAQATTLILVTNTVSARQWKSELVRRTSLTEDEIGEYSGAKKEIKPVTIATYQVLTMRRKGAYPHLDLLDAKDWGLIVYDEVHLLPAPIFRMTADLQARRRVGLTATLVREDGREGDVFSLIGPKRYDAPWKDIESQGWIAPADCVEVRVSLPEGERLAYATSEPEERYRLASSTHEKVKVAAQLVAQHPGEPTLVIGQYLDQLDELAAHLDAPVIKGETSVKERERLFEGFRTGEIPLLVVSKVANFSVDLPGAQVAIQVSGSFGSRQEEAQRLGRLLRPKSDGKTARFYTIVSRDTVDADFAQNRQRFLAEQGYAYRIMDATDL from the coding sequence GTGAACGACGGCCCCCTCATCGTCCAGTCGGACAAGACCCTCCTGCTCGAGATCGACCACGAGCAGGCGAGCGCGTGCCGCAAGGCGATCGCGCCGTTCGCCGAGCTCGAGCGCAGTCCCGAGCACATCCACACCTACCGCCTCACCCCGCTCGGCCTGTGGAACGCCCGCGCCGCCGGACACGACGCCGAGCAGGTGGTCAACACCCTGCTCACCTTCAGCCGCTACGCCGTCCCGCACGCCCTGCTCATCGACATCGCCGAGACCATGGACCGCTACGGCCGGCTGCGACTCGACAAGCACCCCGTCCACGGCCTGGTGCTCTCCTCGACCGACCACGCGGTCTTCGAGGAGGTGGTGCGGTCCAAGAAGGTCGCCGGCATGCTCGGCGAGCGCATCGAGACCGACACCGCCGTGGTCCACCCCTCCCAGCGCGGCAACCTCAAGCAGGCGCTGCTCAAGCTGGGCTGGCCGGCCGAGGACTTCGCGGGGTACGTCGACGGCGAGGCCCACGCCATCTCCCTCGACGAGACCGAGTGGAGCCTGCGGCCCTACCAGCGCGAGGCCGCCGAGTCGTTCTGGCACGGCGGCTCCGGCGTCGTGGTCCTCCCCTGCGGGGCCGGCAAGACGCTGGTCGGCGCGGCCGCGATGGCCCACGCGCAGGCGACCACGCTCATCCTGGTCACCAACACCGTCAGCGCGCGGCAGTGGAAGAGCGAGCTGGTCCGGCGCACGTCGCTCACCGAGGACGAGATCGGCGAGTACAGCGGCGCCAAGAAGGAGATCAAGCCGGTCACCATCGCGACGTACCAGGTGCTCACGATGCGTCGCAAGGGCGCCTACCCCCACCTCGACCTGCTCGACGCCAAGGACTGGGGCCTGATCGTGTACGACGAGGTCCACCTGCTGCCCGCGCCGATCTTCCGGATGACCGCCGACCTGCAGGCCCGCCGGCGGGTCGGTCTCACAGCCACGCTGGTGCGCGAGGACGGCCGCGAGGGCGACGTGTTCAGCCTCATCGGGCCCAAGCGCTACGACGCGCCCTGGAAGGACATCGAGTCGCAGGGCTGGATCGCGCCGGCCGACTGCGTGGAGGTGCGGGTGAGCCTGCCCGAGGGCGAGCGGCTGGCGTACGCCACCTCCGAGCCCGAGGAGCGCTACCGCCTGGCCAGCTCGACCCACGAGAAGGTCAAGGTCGCCGCCCAGCTGGTCGCCCAGCACCCCGGCGAGCCGACCCTGGTGATCGGCCAGTACCTCGACCAGCTCGACGAGCTCGCCGCCCACCTCGACGCCCCCGTCATCAAGGGCGAGACCAGCGTCAAGGAGCGCGAGCGGCTCTTCGAGGGCTTCCGGACCGGCGAGATCCCGCTCCTCGTGGTCTCCAAGGTCGCCAACTTCTCCGTCGACCTGCCCGGCGCCCAGGTGGCGATCCAGGTCAGCGGCTCCTTCGGCTCCCGGCAGGAGGAGGCCCAGCGACTCGGCCGGCTGCTGCGACCCAAGAGCGACGGCAAGACCGCGCGGTTCTACACCATCGTCAGCCGCGACACCGTCGACGCCGACTTCGCCCAGAACCGCCAGCGGTTCCTGGCCGAGCAGGGGTACGCCTACCGGATCATGGACGCCACCGACCTCTGA